The Pseudosulfitobacter pseudonitzschiae genome includes a region encoding these proteins:
- a CDS encoding molybdopterin-binding protein gives MIFGEVPLDEAEGAILAHSMPALKDGQPHRIAKGTVLTADHLRDLAAAGRDHVVVAQLGGDDVEENAAALELAQSLVPDADRQGLRISGAGAGRVNLYATTPGVAVMDVTAIDALNAVHPMITLATVPQYHRCDDGGMVATIKIIAYGVPRAALAQAAAAGRAALRIAPPRYATATLIESQVGGSAPAAKGRDAMAGRLARLNMTLTDRVICDHTPQALAAAIERAEGAFVLVLTASATSDPDDVAPQALRVAGGQVAAFGMPVDPGNLLFFGRIGVKPVIGLPGCARSPALNGADWVLERLVCGLDLDQSDISAMGVGGLLKEIPTRPRPRVTPKS, from the coding sequence ATGATCTTTGGCGAGGTGCCATTGGACGAGGCAGAAGGGGCGATCCTTGCCCATTCTATGCCCGCGCTGAAAGACGGCCAGCCACACCGTATTGCCAAGGGCACGGTTCTGACTGCCGATCACCTGCGCGATCTGGCCGCAGCGGGGCGCGATCATGTGGTGGTCGCCCAACTGGGCGGGGACGACGTTGAAGAGAACGCCGCCGCATTGGAACTGGCGCAGTCGCTGGTGCCCGACGCAGATCGGCAGGGTCTGCGTATCTCGGGGGCCGGTGCGGGGCGGGTGAACCTTTATGCGACGACACCCGGTGTGGCGGTGATGGATGTGACGGCAATTGATGCGCTGAATGCGGTGCATCCGATGATTACCCTTGCTACGGTGCCGCAATATCACCGCTGTGACGATGGCGGCATGGTCGCCACGATCAAGATCATTGCATATGGCGTGCCGCGCGCAGCTCTGGCGCAAGCCGCTGCGGCGGGCCGTGCGGCGTTGCGCATCGCGCCGCCGCGCTATGCCACTGCCACGCTGATTGAAAGTCAGGTGGGCGGGTCTGCGCCTGCGGCCAAGGGGCGTGACGCGATGGCCGGACGGTTGGCGCGGTTGAATATGACCCTGACAGACAGGGTGATCTGCGATCACACTCCCCAAGCATTGGCCGCGGCGATCGAAAGGGCTGAAGGCGCGTTTGTGCTGGTGCTGACCGCTTCGGCCACTTCGGACCCGGACGATGTGGCGCCGCAAGCGCTGCGCGTGGCGGGGGGGCAGGTGGCGGCCTTTGGCATGCCGGTCGATCCCGGTAACCTGCTGTTCTTCGGGCGAATCGGCGTCAAACCCGTGATTGGATTGCCCGGTTGTGCACGCTCGCCCGCACTGAATGGCGCGGATTGGGTGCTGGAACGGCTGGTCTGTGGTCTGGATCTGGATCAGAGCGATATTTCCGCGATGGGCGTCGGAGGCCTGCTCAAGGAGATCCCCACACGTCCGCGCCCGCGCGTTACACCCAAATCCTGA
- a CDS encoding (2Fe-2S)-binding protein — protein sequence MTQVNMTVNGKAASGDVEGRTLLAQFLRDAQGLTGTHVGCDTSQCGACVVHVDGQAVKSCTMLALEADGAQVNTIEGQANADGSLNVIQQAFQDHHGLQCGFCTPGMVMSAAALLKDNPKPTETEVRDYLEGNICRCTGYHNIVKAILAASGQDVSAIAAE from the coding sequence ATGACACAGGTCAACATGACCGTGAACGGCAAGGCGGCGTCCGGCGACGTCGAGGGTCGGACACTTCTGGCGCAATTCTTGCGCGACGCTCAAGGGCTGACCGGCACCCACGTGGGCTGTGACACCAGCCAGTGCGGCGCCTGTGTCGTGCATGTGGATGGTCAGGCGGTAAAATCCTGCACCATGCTGGCGCTGGAAGCCGATGGCGCGCAGGTCAACACCATCGAAGGGCAGGCCAACGCCGACGGATCGCTGAACGTGATCCAGCAGGCGTTTCAGGACCACCACGGTTTGCAATGCGGGTTCTGCACCCCCGGCATGGTGATGAGTGCGGCGGCGCTGTTGAAAGACAACCCCAAGCCCACCGAGACCGAAGTGCGCGACTATCTGGAGGGGAATATTTGCCGCTGCACGGGCTATCACAACATTGTCAAAGCGATCCTCGCGGCATCCGGTCAGGATGTCAGTGCCATCGCCGCTGAATAA
- a CDS encoding xanthine dehydrogenase family protein molybdopterin-binding subunit gives MPKDGGIGASSKRREDVRFLTGEGNYTDDINLRGQAHVFFLRSDIAHGTINSIDTAAAEGMPGVVKVFTSKDFEGVGGMPCGWQVTDKHGDPMQEPGHPILATGKVRHVGEPIAAVVAETLEQARDAAEAIDVDISELPAVVDMKAALKADAPKVHDELPGNLCYDWGFVEENKAAVEEAFQNAAHVTTLELRNNRLVANPMEPRVAVGDFARGTGDHTLYTTSQNPHVIRLLMGAFVLGIPEHKLRVVAPDVGGGFGTKIFHYQEEAFVTFAAKACNRPVKWTSSRSEAFMSDAHGRDHVTTIQLALDADNNFTALRTDTHANMGAYLSTFAPSVPTWLHGTLMAGNYRTPLIYVNVKAVFTNTVPVDAYRGAGRPEATFQLERVIDKAAIELGVDAVALRRQNFITEFPYATPVAVEYDTGDYVATMDKLTEIADLAGFDARRKASEARGKLRGLGVNCYIEACGIAPSNLVGQLGARAGLFESATVRVNATGGLVVMTGSHSHGQGHETAFPQVIAEMIGIDESMIEIVHGDTANTPMGMGTYGSRSIAVGGSAMVRATEKIIAKAKKIASHLLEASENDIELKDGAFSVAGTDKSVAWGDVTLAAYVPHNYPLEDIEPGLEETAFYDPSNFTYPSGAYACEVEVDRDTGQVTIERFAAADDFGNIINPMIVSGQVHGGIAQGIGQALLENCAYDENGQLLSASYMDYAMPRAYDMPFFDVDHSCQTPCTHNPLGVKGCGEAGAIGSPPAVVGAVVNALRSAGKDVTHIDMPLSPSRVWAAMQ, from the coding sequence ATGCCAAAAGACGGAGGCATCGGCGCCAGCTCAAAACGGCGCGAGGACGTCCGGTTTCTGACCGGTGAAGGCAATTATACCGACGACATCAATCTGCGCGGACAGGCACATGTGTTTTTTCTGCGGTCGGATATTGCACACGGAACGATCAACAGCATCGACACTGCAGCGGCTGAAGGGATGCCGGGTGTTGTGAAGGTTTTTACATCGAAAGATTTCGAAGGCGTGGGCGGAATGCCCTGCGGCTGGCAGGTGACCGACAAGCACGGCGATCCGATGCAGGAACCGGGGCATCCGATTTTGGCGACGGGCAAGGTGCGCCATGTGGGCGAACCGATTGCCGCCGTCGTGGCCGAGACGCTGGAACAGGCGCGTGACGCGGCCGAAGCGATTGACGTGGATATTTCGGAACTGCCCGCCGTGGTGGACATGAAGGCCGCGTTGAAGGCGGATGCGCCCAAGGTGCATGACGAGTTGCCCGGCAACCTGTGCTATGACTGGGGTTTTGTCGAGGAGAACAAGGCCGCGGTCGAAGAGGCGTTTCAGAACGCGGCCCATGTGACCACGCTGGAGTTGCGCAACAACCGTCTGGTGGCCAACCCGATGGAGCCGCGCGTGGCGGTGGGCGACTTTGCCCGCGGCACCGGCGACCACACGCTTTATACCACCAGCCAGAACCCCCATGTGATCCGTCTGTTGATGGGTGCATTTGTGCTGGGCATTCCCGAGCACAAGCTGCGCGTGGTGGCACCCGATGTGGGCGGCGGCTTTGGCACCAAGATCTTCCATTATCAGGAAGAAGCTTTTGTGACTTTCGCGGCCAAGGCGTGCAACCGTCCGGTCAAATGGACATCGAGCCGGTCAGAAGCGTTCATGTCGGACGCCCACGGGCGCGACCATGTGACGACAATCCAGCTGGCGCTGGATGCGGACAACAATTTTACCGCGCTGCGCACCGACACACATGCGAATATGGGCGCTTATCTCAGCACCTTTGCGCCGTCGGTGCCCACATGGCTGCATGGCACGCTGATGGCGGGCAACTACCGCACACCACTGATCTATGTGAATGTCAAAGCGGTGTTCACCAACACGGTGCCAGTCGATGCCTATCGTGGCGCAGGTCGACCCGAGGCGACATTCCAGTTGGAGCGTGTCATCGATAAGGCCGCGATCGAACTGGGGGTGGATGCGGTCGCGCTGCGCCGTCAGAACTTTATCACCGAGTTCCCCTATGCCACGCCTGTAGCGGTGGAATATGACACCGGCGATTATGTGGCGACGATGGACAAGCTGACCGAGATTGCCGATCTGGCCGGTTTCGACGCGCGTCGCAAGGCAAGCGAAGCGCGCGGCAAGCTGCGCGGCTTGGGTGTCAACTGCTATATCGAGGCCTGCGGTATCGCGCCGTCGAACCTTGTCGGGCAGTTGGGCGCACGGGCGGGTTTGTTTGAAAGTGCAACGGTGCGCGTCAATGCCACCGGCGGTCTGGTCGTGATGACGGGCAGCCACAGCCACGGGCAGGGTCATGAGACCGCGTTCCCACAGGTGATTGCAGAGATGATCGGCATCGACGAGAGCATGATCGAGATCGTGCATGGCGACACTGCCAACACGCCGATGGGCATGGGCACCTATGGCTCACGCTCTATCGCGGTGGGCGGATCGGCGATGGTGCGGGCAACCGAAAAGATTATCGCCAAGGCCAAGAAGATCGCCAGCCACCTGCTGGAGGCCTCGGAAAACGATATCGAGTTGAAGGACGGCGCGTTCAGCGTGGCCGGCACCGACAAATCGGTCGCTTGGGGCGATGTGACGCTGGCCGCCTACGTGCCGCACAACTATCCGCTGGAGGATATCGAACCGGGTCTGGAGGAGACGGCGTTTTACGACCCGTCGAACTTTACCTATCCTTCGGGCGCCTATGCCTGCGAGGTCGAAGTTGACCGCGACACTGGACAGGTGACCATCGAACGTTTTGCAGCGGCAGATGATTTTGGCAATATCATCAACCCGATGATCGTGTCGGGTCAGGTGCATGGCGGCATTGCACAGGGGATCGGGCAGGCATTGCTGGAGAACTGCGCCTATGACGAGAACGGCCAGCTGCTGAGCGCGTCCTATATGGATTACGCGATGCCGCGCGCCTATGACATGCCGTTTTTCGACGTGGATCATTCGTGCCAGACTCCGTGTACGCACAACCCGTTGGGTGTGAAAGGCTGCGGCGAGGCGGGGGCGATCGGATCGCCGCCAGCGGTTGTCGGGGCTGTGGTCAATGCGCTGCGTTCGGCGGGCAAGGATGTGACGCACATCGATATGCCGCTGTCGCCGTCGCGTGTTTGGGCGGCGATGCAATAG
- a CDS encoding FAD binding domain-containing protein has translation MYNFDFVKPTTVDEAVKALADEDAQALGGGQTLIPTLKQRLASPSRLVSLTGIADMKGVTKSGDSVVIGGGTTHRVVAEEAAGAYPGLAALAGGIGDPAVRNRGTIGGSLANNDPSACYPAAALGSGATIVTNTREIAADGYFQGMFTTALEEGEIITEVRFPIPQASAYAKIAQPASRFPLVAVFVARYADGVRVAVTGASNNGVFRWSEAEAALAANFAADALDGLTLPSDDMISDLHGTAAYRAHLVGVMAKRAVAAAG, from the coding sequence ATGTACAACTTTGATTTTGTGAAACCGACAACGGTCGACGAAGCTGTAAAGGCGCTGGCCGATGAGGATGCGCAGGCGCTGGGGGGCGGGCAAACGCTGATCCCCACGCTGAAACAGCGGTTGGCGAGCCCGTCGCGGCTGGTCAGCCTGACCGGCATCGCCGACATGAAGGGCGTGACGAAAAGCGGTGACAGCGTCGTGATCGGTGGCGGGACCACGCACCGGGTCGTGGCGGAAGAGGCGGCGGGGGCCTATCCGGGGCTGGCTGCTCTGGCGGGCGGTATCGGCGATCCTGCGGTGCGCAACCGTGGCACTATCGGCGGATCACTGGCCAATAATGACCCGTCTGCCTGCTATCCGGCGGCAGCACTTGGGTCAGGGGCGACGATTGTCACCAACACCCGCGAGATTGCGGCGGATGGCTATTTTCAGGGGATGTTTACCACAGCCCTGGAAGAGGGCGAGATCATCACCGAAGTGCGCTTTCCGATCCCGCAAGCCTCGGCCTATGCCAAAATTGCGCAGCCTGCGTCGCGGTTCCCTTTGGTTGCGGTGTTCGTGGCCAGATACGCGGACGGTGTGCGTGTGGCGGTAACAGGGGCGTCGAACAACGGTGTGTTCCGCTGGTCCGAAGCAGAGGCTGCATTGGCGGCGAACTTTGCCGCAGATGCGCTGGACGGGCTGACGCTGCCCAGTGACGACATGATCAGCGACCTGCATGGCACGGCGGCTTATCGTGCTCATCTGGTGGGCGTTATGGCCAAGCGGGCGGTCGCTGCGGCAGGCTGA
- a CDS encoding OmpA family protein — translation MTSILKRTTAMVLCTALVVPVPGYSQTTTQDETQSNPLMKLGANADVSADVDVSDEIDAADDEATKAAKKARKAERKAEKAAEAAAAATADSEAKLKAEADAAAATAEAAAATAEAEAAAADAATADVEADATLDAESDATADAEVDASTDDEADATADAEAAAADTDAATADVEADATADAEADATADAEADATADDEADVTADTEAAAADTGAATADAEAEATADADADAEATADVEADANAERAEEAIEAEAEAATTDTTATDTQADADVDAEAAEEAQAEMTEEEIAEEARIAERRAARQEERQAARKEARAAQEDAEAEDVVTETVTESTSRSSDEEFDTKANAEAAIEQDSGGLSKFEKALLLGLGAVVVGKVLSNGDEVVSNSGDRVVVRRDGDLRVLKNDNELLRQPGSDVRTESFNDGSTRTTVTRQDGSQVVTISSADGTVVERFLRRTDGTEITLIDDTVDVEPVAVSFLESRNTRTTTSADSADVAALRSALSAGQENTAGRTFSLSQVREIRAVRELVPTIELNSVTFDTGSAAIRTSQAEELAEVGGAIVDAIERDPSAIFLIEGHTDAVGNDAYNLALSDRRAETVALALTEYFDVPPENLVTQGYGESTLKIRTQLAERANRRAAVRNVTSLLR, via the coding sequence ATGACATCTATTCTTAAACGTACGACTGCGATGGTGCTGTGCACGGCTTTGGTTGTGCCTGTTCCCGGATATTCGCAAACGACAACCCAAGATGAAACGCAAAGCAACCCGCTGATGAAGCTGGGTGCGAATGCAGATGTGTCTGCCGATGTGGATGTCTCTGACGAGATCGACGCAGCTGATGACGAAGCGACCAAGGCCGCCAAAAAAGCCCGTAAGGCCGAGCGCAAAGCCGAGAAAGCCGCAGAAGCGGCTGCCGCTGCGACGGCTGATAGCGAAGCGAAGCTGAAAGCTGAAGCAGATGCTGCCGCTGCGACCGCCGAAGCCGCCGCTGCGACCGCTGAAGCTGAAGCTGCCGCTGCCGACGCTGCGACCGCAGACGTCGAGGCTGATGCCACCCTAGACGCCGAATCTGATGCCACCGCAGACGCCGAGGTTGACGCCTCTACAGACGACGAAGCTGATGCCACCGCAGACGCCGAAGCTGCCGCTGCCGACACTGATGCTGCGACCGCAGATGTTGAGGCTGATGCGACCGCAGACGCCGAAGCTGATGCCACCGCAGACGCCGAGGCTGATGCGACCGCAGATGACGAAGCTGATGTCACCGCAGACACCGAAGCTGCCGCTGCCGACACTGGTGCTGCGACCGCAGACGCCGAAGCTGAAGCGACCGCCGACGCCGACGCCGACGCTGAGGCGACCGCAGATGTCGAGGCTGATGCCAATGCAGAGCGTGCCGAGGAGGCGATAGAAGCAGAGGCTGAAGCTGCGACCACCGATACCACCGCGACTGATACGCAAGCAGATGCCGATGTAGACGCCGAAGCTGCGGAAGAGGCACAGGCCGAGATGACCGAAGAGGAAATCGCCGAGGAAGCCCGCATCGCGGAGCGTCGTGCCGCGCGTCAGGAAGAACGTCAGGCGGCCCGTAAAGAGGCGCGTGCCGCGCAGGAAGACGCCGAAGCGGAGGACGTCGTGACCGAAACCGTGACCGAGTCCACCAGCCGTTCAAGCGATGAGGAGTTCGACACCAAAGCCAACGCCGAGGCGGCCATCGAGCAAGACAGCGGTGGTCTGAGCAAGTTTGAAAAAGCGTTGCTTTTGGGGCTGGGTGCCGTGGTTGTCGGCAAGGTGTTGAGCAATGGCGATGAAGTTGTGTCAAATTCGGGCGACCGTGTGGTTGTGCGCCGTGACGGCGATCTGCGCGTGTTGAAAAACGACAACGAGTTGCTGCGTCAGCCCGGCTCGGATGTGCGCACCGAAAGCTTTAACGACGGGTCCACCCGCACCACTGTCACCCGTCAGGATGGCAGTCAGGTTGTGACCATTTCCTCTGCTGACGGCACCGTGGTCGAACGCTTCTTGCGCCGCACCGACGGGACCGAGATCACCCTGATCGACGATACGGTCGATGTGGAACCGGTGGCTGTGTCCTTTTTGGAATCGCGCAACACCCGTACAACCACGTCTGCCGACTCGGCTGATGTGGCGGCACTGCGCTCTGCGCTGTCTGCCGGGCAGGAAAACACCGCTGGCCGGACATTCTCGCTGAGTCAGGTGCGTGAAATTCGTGCCGTGCGTGAACTGGTGCCAACAATCGAACTGAACAGCGTGACGTTCGACACAGGATCAGCGGCCATTCGCACCAGCCAAGCAGAAGAGCTGGCAGAGGTGGGCGGCGCGATCGTGGATGCGATCGAGCGTGATCCAAGTGCGATTTTCCTGATCGAAGGTCACACGGACGCCGTGGGCAACGATGCCTATAATCTGGCGCTGTCAGACCGTCGTGCGGAAACCGTGGCCCTTGCGTTGACCGAGTATTTCGACGTGCCGCCGGAAAACCTTGTGACCCAAGGTTATGGGGAAAGCACGCTGAAGATTCGCACCCAACTGGCCGAGCGCGCCAACCGCCGCGCTGCCGTGCGCAATGTGACTTCGCTGCTGCGCTAA